In one window of Clavelina lepadiformis chromosome 4, kaClaLepa1.1, whole genome shotgun sequence DNA:
- the LOC143453415 gene encoding 5-oxoprolinase-like: MAINKLNAPRAISKSVIIYSLRCMVGYDIPLNQGCLAPIPVHIHTIGSYSTPISRYAVVLKNFQLLPGTGRDGVLRKILF; the protein is encoded by the coding sequence ATGGCGATAAACAAGTTGAACGCGCCGAGAGCGATCAGCAAGTCTGTCATCATCTACTCCCTCAGGTGCATGGTGGGCTACGACATCCCGCTTAACCAGGGCTGCCTCGCCCCTATTCCCGTCCACATTCACACAATTGGTTCCTACTCGACCCCGATATCCAGATATGCGGTCGTCCTCAAGAACTTCCAGCTTCTCCCGGGCACTGGCAGAGACGGGGTTTTGAGGAAGATTCTCTTTTGA